Part of the Catenulispora sp. MAP5-51 genome is shown below.
CGTCGGCGGTGCCCAGGCCGGTGTCGACCAGCACCAGGCCGTCGCGGTCGGTCTCGATCAGCAGGCAGTGGCACACCGCGGGCAGGCTGGATCCGTCCTCGTCCTCGATGGAACGCATCGATCCGCAGTTGATGTGATGGATTCGCATGCGCCTACACTGCGACTTGAAGCGCGCTTGAGGTCAAGCCCGCACCGGGAGGAGGACCCATGACCGAGACGGCGTTGGACATCGGGGAAGTCGTGGCGCACACCGGACTGGCGCCCTCGGCGCTCCGGTTCTACGAACAGCGCGGCCTGATCGCCTCCACCGGACGCAACGGGCTGCGACGCACCTACAACGCGGACGTGCTCGACCGCCTGGCCCTCATCGGCTGCGCCCGCGAGGCCGGCTTCGGCATCGCCGAGATCGCGCGGTTCCTGGCCGCTGGGCCGAGAGATCAGGACCTGCGCGATCGGATGGCCTCGAAGGCCGACGAGCTGGACATCCTGATCGCGCGCCTCACCCGGATGCG
Proteins encoded:
- a CDS encoding MerR family transcriptional regulator translates to MTETALDIGEVVAHTGLAPSALRFYEQRGLIASTGRNGLRRTYNADVLDRLALIGCAREAGFGIAEIARFLAAGPRDQDLRDRMASKADELDILIARLTRMRAGLRHAVECDHEPLVACPEFKQTLNEALLT